A genomic stretch from Lathyrus oleraceus cultivar Zhongwan6 chromosome 2, CAAS_Psat_ZW6_1.0, whole genome shotgun sequence includes:
- the LOC127122253 gene encoding uncharacterized protein LOC127122253 yields MKGLCSNNKAEYEALIAKLEILLELGATRVEIMGDSELVIKQITKEYKCVKENLIMYFIMANRLLRRFEMVSIRHIPRLENQVANDLAQIESGFRIRETVTTDQRLVCTGRKMQEFVKEMGFKLLTSTPYFAQANGQIEAENKVVISLIKKHVGKRLRNWHKTLDQVLWARRTSPKEATNSTPFRMTFGHGAVLPVEIYLKSTRIHRHHEIPLESYWNKMLDELVDLDEERLNALELLKRKKKRVEESYNKKVKVKTFSPEDLVWKVILPMDRKDKALGKWSPKWECPFQILQVFSNGAYEIEELNKAKRVLRMNGKYLKKYKPTLQEIKTINE; encoded by the exons ATGAAAGGCCTTTGCTCGAACAATaaggctgaatatgaagctttAATAGCCAAACTTGAGatattgttggaattgggggcaactcgagtcgaaataatgggtgactcgGAGTTAGTTATAAAACAAATCACAAAAGAGTACAAATGTGTTAAAGAGAATCTCATCATGTACTTCATAATGGCCAATAGATTATTAAGAAGATTTGAGATGGTTAGTATTCGACACATACCTCGATTGGAAAATCAAGTGGCTAACGACTTAGCTCAAATTGAATCTGG ATTTAGAATCCGAGAGACCGTCACAACAGATCAAAGATTAGTATGTACTGGTCGAAAAATGCAAGAATTTGTTAAGGAAATGGGTTTCAAACTATTAACTTCTACACCATATTTTGCTCAGGCTAATGGTCAGATCGAAGCAGAGAATAAGGTGGTAATTAGTTTGATTAAGAAACATGTGGGGAAGAGGCTTAGAAATTGGCACAAGACATTAGATCAGGTTTTATGGGCGCGTCGAACCTCCCCCAAGGAAGCCACTAATTCAACCCCATTTCGAATGACCTTTGGTCATGGCGCAGTTTTACCAGTCGAGATTTACCTAAAATCAACAAGAATTCATAGGCATCATGAAATTCCTTTAGAATCATATTGGAACAAGATGCTAGATGAGTTAGTTGATCTAGACGAGGAGAGACTCAATGCCTTGGAATTATTGAAAAGGAAGAAGAAAAGAGTAGAGGAATCTTACAATAAGAAGGTTAAAGTTAAGACGTTTTCACCTGAAGATTTGGTTTGGAAAGtgatccttccaatggatcgaaaGGATAAGGCCTTAGGGAAATGGTCCCCCAAATGGGAATGTCCTTTTCAAATTTTGCAAGTATTCTCTAACGGTGCTTATGAGATCGAGGAGCTTAATAAAGCTAAAAGAGTCTTAAGAATGaatggaaaatatttgaaaaaatataagccaacGCTCCAAGAGATAAAAACAATAAACGAATAA